A window from Lepus europaeus isolate LE1 chromosome 20, mLepTim1.pri, whole genome shotgun sequence encodes these proteins:
- the HOXA1 gene encoding homeobox protein Hox-A1 isoform X1 has product MDNAKMSSFLEYPILSSGDSGTCSARTYSSDHGITTFQSCAVSANSCGGDDRFLVGRGVQISSPHHHHHHHHHHHHPQPATYQTSGNLGVSYSHSSCGPSYGAQNFGAPYSPYGLNQEADVSGGYPPCAPAVYSGNLSSPMVQHHHHHQGYAGGAVGSPQYIHHSYGQEHQSLALATYNNPLSPLHASHQEACRSPALETSSPAQTFDWMKVKRNPPKTGKVGEYGYVGQPNSVRTNFTTKQLTELEKEFHFNKYLTRARRVEIAASLQLNETQVKIWFQNRRMKQKKREKEGLLPISPATPPGSEEKAEESSEKSSSSPCVPSPGSSTSDTLPTSH; this is encoded by the exons ATGGACAATGCAAAGATGAGCTCTTTCCTGGAATACCCCATCCTTAGCAGTGGCGACTCGGGGACCTGCTCTGCGCGAACCTACTCCTCGGACCATGGGATTACAACTTTCCAGTCGTGCGCAGTCAGTGCCAACAGCTGCGGCGGCGACGACCGGTTCCTAGTGGGTAGGGGGGTGCAGATCAGCtcgccccaccaccaccaccaccaccaccatcaccaccaccatcctcaGCCGGCCACTTACCAGACTTCTGGGAACCTGGGGGTGTCTTACTCCCACTCGAGTTGTGGTCCAAGCTACGGTGCGCAGAACTTCGGTGCGCCTTACAGTCCCTACGGGTTAAATCAGGAAGCAGACGTAAGTGGTGGGTACCCCCCGTGCGCTCCCGCTGTTTACTCTGGAAACCTCTCATCTCCCATGGTccagcatcaccaccaccaccagggtTATGCCGGGGGCGCGGTGGGCTCGCCTCAGTACATTCACCACTCATACGGACAAGAGCAccagagcctggccctggccacgtATAATAATCCCCTGTCCCCTCTCCACGCCAGCCACCAAGAAGCCTGTCGCTCCCCCGCTTTGGAAACGTCTTCTCCAGCACAGACCTTTGACTGGATGAAAGTCAAAAGAAACCCTCCCAAAACAG GGAAAGTTGGCGAGTACGGCTACGTGGGTCAGCCCAATTCGGTGCGCACCAACTTCACCACCAAGCAGCTCACGGAGCTGGAGAAGGAGTTCCACTTCAACAAGTACCTGACGCGCGCGCGCAGGGTGGAGATCGCCGCGTCCCTGCAGCTCAATGAGACCCAGGTGAAGATCTGGTTCCAGAACCGccggatgaagcagaagaaacgCGAGAAGGAGGGGCTCCTGCCCATCTCTCCAGCCACCCCTCCGGGAAGCgaagagaaggcagaggaatCCTCCGAGAAGTCCAGCTCCTCGCCCTGCGTTCCTTCCCCGGGGTCTTCTACCTCCGACACTCTGCCTACCTCTCACTGA
- the HOXA1 gene encoding homeobox protein Hox-A1 isoform X2, with protein sequence MDNAKMSSFLEYPILSSGDSGTCSARTYSSDHGITTFQSCAVSANSCGGDDRFLVGRGVQISSPHHHHHHHHHHHHPQPATYQTSGNLGVSYSHSSCGPSYGAQNFGAPYSPYGLNQEADPPRSLSLPRFGNVFSSTDL encoded by the exons ATGGACAATGCAAAGATGAGCTCTTTCCTGGAATACCCCATCCTTAGCAGTGGCGACTCGGGGACCTGCTCTGCGCGAACCTACTCCTCGGACCATGGGATTACAACTTTCCAGTCGTGCGCAGTCAGTGCCAACAGCTGCGGCGGCGACGACCGGTTCCTAGTGGGTAGGGGGGTGCAGATCAGCtcgccccaccaccaccaccaccaccaccatcaccaccaccatcctcaGCCGGCCACTTACCAGACTTCTGGGAACCTGGGGGTGTCTTACTCCCACTCGAGTTGTGGTCCAAGCTACGGTGCGCAGAACTTCGGTGCGCCTTACAGTCCCTACGGGTTAAATCAGGAAGCAGAC CCACCAAGAAGCCTGTCGCTCCCCCGCTTTGGAAACGTCTTCTCCAGCACAGACCTTTGA